The Achromobacter deleyi genome has a window encoding:
- a CDS encoding CobW family GTP-binding protein yields the protein MNTPRSLDKMVPVTILTGFLGAGKTTLLKRILTEFHGRRVAVIENEFGPESIDNDLLVQDSDEEIIELSNGCVCCTVRGDLMRTLSELRAKREAGQLTFERVILETTGMANPGPVCQTFFMDDDIAEYYRLDAVVTVVDAKHGMSTLDEQPEAQKQVGFADRILISKKDLVNEVDYEALRHRLVHMNPRAPITAVNFGEVDLKSIIDISGFNLNSILDIDPEFLADEHPDAAHSHAHDHGHDHGHDHGHDHDHEHEGDCGAHCNHAHHHHHHQHDDEIGAFVFRSNKPFDPARLEEFLGGVVQVYGPDLMRYKGILYMKGINRRMLFQGVHMMMGAEPGKPWTAAEKPSTKMVFIGRKLPQEIFTRGLEQCLAG from the coding sequence ATGAACACCCCGCGCAGTTTGGACAAAATGGTTCCCGTCACCATCCTCACCGGCTTTCTCGGTGCGGGCAAGACCACCCTGCTCAAACGCATCCTGACCGAATTCCACGGCCGCCGCGTTGCGGTCATCGAAAACGAGTTCGGACCGGAAAGCATCGACAACGACCTGCTCGTGCAAGACAGCGATGAAGAAATCATCGAACTGTCCAACGGCTGCGTCTGCTGCACGGTGCGCGGCGACCTGATGCGCACCCTGTCCGAGCTGCGCGCCAAGCGCGAAGCCGGCCAACTGACTTTCGAACGCGTCATCCTGGAAACGACCGGCATGGCCAACCCCGGCCCCGTCTGCCAGACGTTCTTCATGGACGACGACATCGCCGAGTACTACCGCCTGGACGCGGTGGTCACGGTGGTCGATGCCAAGCACGGCATGTCCACGCTCGACGAACAGCCCGAAGCCCAGAAGCAGGTCGGTTTCGCCGACCGCATCCTGATCTCGAAGAAAGACCTGGTCAACGAAGTCGACTACGAAGCGCTGCGCCACCGCCTGGTTCACATGAACCCGCGCGCGCCGATCACCGCCGTCAACTTCGGCGAAGTCGACCTCAAGTCCATCATCGACATCAGCGGCTTCAACCTGAATTCCATTCTGGACATCGACCCGGAATTCCTGGCCGATGAGCATCCCGACGCCGCCCACAGCCATGCCCACGACCACGGGCATGACCACGGACACGATCATGGCCATGACCACGACCATGAGCACGAAGGCGACTGCGGTGCGCACTGCAATCATGCCCATCACCACCATCACCACCAGCACGACGACGAAATCGGCGCGTTCGTGTTCCGTTCCAACAAGCCGTTCGATCCCGCGCGCCTTGAGGAATTCCTGGGTGGCGTGGTGCAGGTCTATGGTCCCGACCTGATGCGCTACAAGGGCATCCTGTACATGAAGGGCATCAATCGCCGCATGTTGTTCCAGGGTGTGCACATGATGATGGGTGCCGAACCCGGCAAGCCGTGGACCGCGGCCGAAAAGCCGTCCACCAAGATGGTATTCATCGGACGTAAGCTGCCCCAGGAGATTTTCACCCGGGGCTTGGAGCAGTGCCTGGCGGGGTAA
- a CDS encoding Fur family transcriptional regulator, with protein sequence MSAPPRPPRSDTVGAQLSVAETLCAQRGRRLTPIRRKVLELLLRHGRSLKAYELLDAMRAVHPGAAPPTVYRALDFLMDEGLIHRLDAVNAWSACHDAGGAPHDLLVVCTGCGAVAEVSDPAMSRQLAERVAQTGYALATHETEIRALCPQCQKKQPADAAGHQHHHH encoded by the coding sequence ATGTCCGCTCCGCCCCGCCCACCCCGCAGCGACACCGTAGGCGCTCAGCTCAGCGTCGCCGAAACGCTGTGCGCGCAGCGCGGACGCCGCCTCACGCCCATCCGCCGCAAGGTCCTTGAGCTGCTGCTGCGTCACGGTCGCAGCCTGAAGGCCTATGAACTGCTGGACGCGATGCGCGCCGTCCACCCGGGCGCCGCGCCCCCCACGGTGTACCGCGCCCTGGACTTCCTGATGGACGAAGGCCTGATTCACCGCCTGGATGCCGTCAACGCCTGGAGCGCCTGCCATGACGCCGGCGGCGCGCCGCACGATCTGCTGGTGGTCTGTACCGGCTGCGGCGCCGTGGCCGAGGTGTCCGACCCGGCCATGAGCCGGCAATTGGCCGAGCGCGTGGCGCAGACCGGCTATGCCCTGGCCACGCACGAAACCGAAATCCGCGCGTTGTGCCCGCAATGCCAGAAAAAGCAGCCGGCCGACGCCGCCGGCCATCAGCACCATCACCACTAA
- a CDS encoding metal ABC transporter ATP-binding protein yields MSASSIAIELADASFGWHGQAALKSVSGSFAAGGMTAVVGPNGAGKSTLIKGIMGVLRPLTGSVRIGGAGRSELAWLPQAAELDRSFPVTVLDLVAMGAWRRVGGWRRYGDGELDRCMHALETVGLADAAGRGVDTLSGGQMQRTLFARMLVQDAPVLLLDEPFAAVDSHTADELMALLCGLHGQGRTVIAVLHDLDLVRDHFPECLLLSGSVVAWGDTAQTLNDTHLKTARQWHARSWT; encoded by the coding sequence ATGAGCGCCTCGTCCATTGCCATCGAGCTGGCCGACGCGTCTTTCGGCTGGCACGGGCAGGCGGCGCTCAAGTCGGTATCGGGCAGCTTTGCCGCCGGCGGCATGACCGCCGTGGTGGGCCCCAACGGCGCCGGCAAGTCGACCCTGATCAAGGGCATCATGGGCGTGCTGCGCCCCTTGACCGGCAGCGTGCGCATCGGTGGCGCCGGGCGGTCGGAGCTGGCGTGGCTGCCTCAGGCGGCCGAACTGGATCGGTCCTTTCCCGTGACGGTGCTGGACCTGGTGGCCATGGGGGCGTGGCGCCGCGTGGGCGGATGGCGCAGGTATGGCGACGGCGAACTGGACCGCTGCATGCATGCGCTGGAAACGGTGGGCCTGGCGGACGCCGCCGGACGCGGCGTGGATACGCTGTCCGGCGGGCAGATGCAGCGCACCCTGTTTGCACGCATGCTGGTGCAGGACGCGCCGGTGCTGTTGCTGGACGAGCCGTTCGCCGCCGTGGACAGCCATACCGCGGACGAGCTGATGGCATTGCTTTGCGGGTTGCACGGCCAGGGGCGGACCGTGATCGCGGTGCTGCACGACCTGGATCTGGTGCGCGACCACTTTCCCGAATGCCTGCTCCTGTCGGGCTCGGTCGTGGCCTGGGGCGATACCGCCCAGACCCTGAACGACACGCACCTGAAGACGGCGCGGCAATGGCACGCAAGGTCCTGGACATGA
- a CDS encoding metal ABC transporter permease — protein sequence MTLAQWVVSPFLDYGFMRRALAGASALSLGAAPLGVFLVLRRMSLMGDAMSHAILPGVAAGFLLAGLSLGAMMLGGIATGLAVALLAGLVARLTPLREDASFAAFYLISLGLGVLLVSLRGSNMDLLHVLFGTVLGLDDAALLLVTGTASATLLVLAAIYRLLVAECLDPGFLRASGGRGGWVHMGFLVLVVVNLVAGFQVLGTLMVVGIMMLPAAAARFWVRSAARQIPLAAGLGVASSVAGLLVSYHFDVPASPAIILAAGTCYLFSIVGGPQGGLLRAPRRMRRA from the coding sequence ATGACGCTGGCGCAATGGGTGGTCTCGCCCTTTCTGGACTACGGCTTCATGCGGCGTGCCCTGGCCGGAGCCAGCGCCCTGTCGCTGGGCGCCGCGCCGCTGGGCGTATTCCTGGTGCTGCGGCGCATGAGCCTGATGGGTGATGCGATGTCGCACGCCATCCTGCCCGGCGTGGCGGCCGGCTTCCTGCTGGCTGGCCTGTCCTTGGGCGCGATGATGCTGGGCGGCATCGCCACCGGCCTGGCCGTTGCGCTGCTGGCGGGGCTGGTCGCCCGGCTGACGCCGCTGCGCGAAGACGCCAGCTTCGCGGCGTTTTATCTGATCTCCCTGGGGCTGGGCGTGCTGCTGGTGTCGCTGCGCGGCTCCAATATGGATCTGCTGCATGTGTTGTTTGGCACGGTGCTGGGCCTGGACGACGCGGCGCTGCTGCTCGTGACGGGCACGGCCAGCGCAACCCTGCTGGTGCTGGCCGCGATCTACCGGCTGCTGGTAGCCGAATGCCTGGACCCGGGTTTCCTGCGCGCCAGCGGCGGCCGGGGCGGCTGGGTGCACATGGGCTTTCTGGTGCTGGTCGTGGTGAATCTGGTGGCGGGCTTCCAGGTGCTGGGCACGCTGATGGTGGTCGGGATCATGATGCTGCCGGCCGCCGCGGCGCGCTTCTGGGTGCGTTCCGCGGCCCGCCAGATTCCGCTTGCCGCGGGCCTGGGCGTGGCATCTTCGGTGGCCGGCCTGCTCGTTTCCTATCACTTCGACGTGCCGGCTTCCCCCGCCATCATTCTGGCGGCGGGCACCTGCTATCTGTTTTCCATCGTGGGCGGCCCGCAAGGCGGGCTGCTGCGGGCGCCGCGCCGCATGCGCCGGGCCTGA
- a CDS encoding metal ABC transporter substrate-binding protein: MRTILPARRRALLAMAGLCLSAALGAAHAAGPLKAVASFSILGDIVREVGGADVSLATLVGPDGDAHEYEPTPGDAKKLAGAQVLFVNGLEFESWLPRLTQASGFSGQVVTASQGVTPRKFAGHGDHDDDHDHDHGHDHKHQDGHHHHGDADPHAWQNLANGVIYARNVAEGLAAADPARADAYRQRAKAYIARLESLDASARKTFAAIPAARRKVVTSHDAFGYFGDAYGVTFIPAMGVSTDAEPSAGEVAGIIEQVRREQVPAVFVENISSPRLVQQIARETGAKVGGTLYSDALSKPGQPGATYLEMFEWNVRQLAAALQP; the protein is encoded by the coding sequence ATGCGTACGATTCTGCCGGCGCGCCGCCGCGCGCTGCTGGCCATGGCCGGCCTGTGCCTGTCGGCCGCCCTGGGGGCCGCGCACGCAGCCGGGCCCCTGAAGGCCGTGGCCAGTTTTTCCATCCTGGGCGACATCGTGCGGGAAGTTGGCGGCGCGGATGTGAGCCTGGCCACGCTGGTGGGGCCCGATGGCGACGCGCATGAATACGAACCGACGCCGGGGGATGCGAAGAAGCTGGCTGGCGCCCAAGTACTGTTCGTGAATGGCCTGGAATTCGAATCCTGGCTGCCCAGGCTCACGCAGGCCTCGGGCTTTTCCGGCCAGGTCGTGACGGCATCGCAAGGTGTCACGCCGCGCAAGTTCGCCGGGCATGGCGATCACGACGATGACCATGATCACGATCATGGCCACGACCACAAGCACCAGGACGGCCATCACCATCATGGCGACGCCGATCCGCATGCCTGGCAGAACCTGGCCAACGGCGTGATCTATGCGCGCAATGTGGCCGAAGGCCTGGCCGCCGCCGATCCGGCGCGCGCGGATGCCTACCGGCAACGCGCCAAGGCCTATATCGCGCGGCTGGAATCGCTGGATGCCAGCGCCAGGAAGACGTTTGCCGCCATTCCGGCCGCACGCCGCAAGGTCGTTACCTCGCACGACGCCTTCGGCTATTTCGGCGACGCCTACGGCGTGACTTTCATCCCGGCGATGGGGGTGTCGACGGACGCCGAGCCGTCGGCGGGCGAAGTGGCCGGCATCATTGAACAGGTCAGGCGCGAGCAGGTGCCCGCGGTGTTCGTGGAGAACATCAGCAGCCCCAGGCTGGTCCAGCAGATTGCGCGTGAGACCGGCGCAAAGGTGGGTGGTACGCTCTATTCCGATGCGCTGTCCAAGCCCGGGCAGCCCGGCGCCACCTATCTGGAAATGTTTGAATGGAACGTACGTCAGCTTGCCGCGGCCTTGCAGCCCTGA
- a CDS encoding DUF1007 family protein, whose amino-acid sequence MERTSACRGLAALTAATALLAAGAASAHPHMWIDARAVIDIDAQHRVTAVRQVWLFDEMFGAYATQGLKKGKDGSLPAETLRGMAQDWMKALGEPISHYFTRVTIGGKTAAFAAPRDARVDWNPKTTRLTLSFTLPLAEPAAPGPDGAQVDIYDPTYFVAYAFDEKGAVSLGGPQGAACTSAYRKPKELDWNTMQQLAAIPADPDALPDELFAITKGLTHRIEVQCP is encoded by the coding sequence ATGGAACGTACGTCAGCTTGCCGCGGCCTTGCAGCCCTGACCGCCGCGACGGCACTGCTGGCGGCGGGCGCCGCCAGCGCGCACCCGCACATGTGGATCGACGCCCGCGCGGTGATCGATATCGATGCGCAGCACCGCGTCACCGCCGTTCGGCAGGTGTGGTTGTTCGACGAGATGTTCGGCGCCTATGCCACACAGGGGCTGAAGAAGGGCAAGGACGGTTCCCTGCCCGCCGAGACGTTGCGCGGCATGGCGCAGGACTGGATGAAGGCGCTTGGCGAGCCGATCTCGCATTACTTCACGCGGGTCACCATCGGCGGCAAGACGGCCGCCTTTGCCGCGCCGCGCGATGCCCGCGTCGACTGGAACCCGAAGACCACTCGCCTCACGCTTTCGTTCACGCTGCCGCTGGCCGAGCCCGCCGCGCCGGGCCCGGATGGCGCGCAAGTGGATATCTACGACCCCACCTATTTCGTGGCCTACGCCTTTGACGAGAAGGGCGCGGTGTCGCTGGGCGGTCCGCAAGGCGCAGCCTGCACGTCCGCCTATCGCAAGCCCAAGGAACTGGATTGGAACACCATGCAGCAGTTGGCCGCGATCCCGGCCGACCCGGACGCGTTGCCGGACGAGTTATTCGCCATTACCAAGGGACTTACGCATCGCATCGAGGTGCAATGTCCGTAG
- a CDS encoding nickel/cobalt transporter, whose amino-acid sequence MSVARSATGLRVLLLVLCGLAWMSAAAAQGAHPFGVPESGAGMGGPGWLASFFGQVSVWQSHFYRQLTGAVRAWQADGGAAWTLIGLSFAYGVFHALGPGHGKAVISSYVLANRQTARNGALLALVSSLIQALVAIGMVAVLAMVFNATAATMNQATRWLELTSYGLVTLLGAWLVWLKAIRPWSRRAVRARPQAAAQAPVLKGAAALRAMAVHAPSPGHGHAHAHHDDDCGCGHAHAPQPEQVAGPLNWRRAWSAILAVGLRPCSGALIVLVFALSQGFFLAGVASALAMGLGTGLTVAALACLAVAAGGAATRLGRRLSGAGAARLRYGVEALAAIAVLLLGVMLLGGMVAGGG is encoded by the coding sequence ATGTCCGTAGCGCGGTCCGCGACGGGGCTGAGGGTCCTGCTCTTGGTGTTGTGCGGCCTGGCGTGGATGTCCGCGGCCGCCGCGCAGGGCGCGCACCCTTTCGGCGTGCCTGAAAGCGGGGCAGGCATGGGGGGGCCGGGCTGGCTGGCGAGCTTCTTCGGCCAGGTCTCCGTCTGGCAATCCCATTTCTATCGGCAGTTGACGGGCGCGGTGCGCGCCTGGCAGGCGGACGGAGGCGCCGCCTGGACACTGATCGGCCTGTCGTTCGCCTATGGCGTTTTCCACGCGCTGGGCCCCGGCCATGGCAAGGCGGTGATTTCTTCGTATGTGCTGGCCAATCGTCAGACCGCGCGCAATGGCGCGCTGCTGGCGCTGGTGTCTTCGCTGATTCAGGCGCTGGTGGCTATTGGAATGGTGGCGGTGCTGGCCATGGTGTTCAACGCCACGGCCGCGACGATGAACCAGGCCACGCGCTGGCTGGAGTTGACCTCTTATGGCCTGGTGACGCTGCTGGGCGCATGGCTCGTCTGGCTCAAGGCGATCCGCCCATGGTCGCGCCGCGCCGTCCGCGCCAGGCCGCAGGCCGCGGCACAGGCCCCCGTTTTGAAAGGCGCGGCGGCGTTGCGGGCGATGGCCGTGCATGCGCCATCGCCTGGGCATGGCCATGCGCACGCGCATCATGACGACGATTGCGGTTGCGGGCATGCGCACGCGCCCCAGCCGGAACAGGTGGCCGGCCCCTTGAACTGGCGCCGCGCCTGGTCGGCCATCCTGGCGGTGGGCCTGCGGCCATGCAGCGGCGCGCTGATCGTGCTGGTGTTCGCCCTGTCGCAGGGCTTTTTCCTGGCCGGCGTGGCGTCGGCCCTGGCGATGGGCCTGGGCACCGGACTGACGGTGGCGGCGCTGGCCTGCCTGGCCGTGGCGGCCGGGGGCGCGGCCACGCGCCTGGGCCGGCGGCTATCGGGCGCGGGCGCCGCGCGTCTGCGCTATGGCGTGGAAGCGCTGGCGGCGATCGCCGTGCTGCTGCTGGGCGTGATGCTGCTGGGCGGCATGGTGGCCGGAGGCGGCTGA
- the xerC gene encoding tyrosine recombinase XerC: MQNAAQNPDPPEAPLPDPMSAWLRHLETNRRYSPHTLDGYRRELHFLRELADKAGLPLDKLGNGHIRQFVARLHAQGRGPRSLARTLAAWRGFYQWWAPAAELSGNPVAGVRAPKAPRGLPKALSVEQTQALLDRAPARVATEPAALRDQAMLELLYSSGLRLSELVGLDLRYERSSDYESRGWLNLDDAEVVVLGKGGKRRSVPVGREALAALRKWIGVRPQLAPSASQPEDAAALFLGARGRRISPRVVQLQLARIAQEAGLPTHVHPHVLRHSFASHVLQSAQDLRAVQEMLGHANISTTQIYTRLDFQHLAKAYDQAHPRAGRKS; this comes from the coding sequence ATGCAGAACGCCGCGCAAAACCCCGATCCGCCCGAAGCCCCCCTGCCCGATCCGATGAGCGCCTGGCTGCGCCATCTGGAAACCAACCGCCGCTATTCGCCCCATACCCTGGACGGCTACCGGCGCGAACTCCACTTCCTGCGCGAGCTTGCCGACAAGGCCGGCCTGCCGCTGGACAAGCTCGGCAACGGCCATATCCGCCAGTTCGTGGCGCGCCTGCATGCCCAGGGCCGCGGTCCGCGCAGCCTGGCGCGCACCCTGGCGGCCTGGCGCGGTTTCTACCAATGGTGGGCGCCCGCGGCCGAGCTCTCCGGCAACCCGGTGGCGGGCGTACGCGCGCCCAAGGCGCCTCGTGGCCTGCCCAAGGCGCTGTCGGTGGAGCAGACCCAGGCCTTGCTGGACCGGGCTCCCGCCCGCGTCGCCACCGAACCGGCCGCGCTGCGCGACCAGGCCATGCTTGAATTGCTCTATTCCAGCGGCCTGCGGCTGTCGGAACTGGTGGGACTGGACCTGCGCTATGAGCGCTCTTCGGACTACGAATCGCGCGGCTGGCTGAACCTGGACGACGCCGAAGTGGTGGTGCTGGGCAAGGGCGGCAAGCGCCGCTCCGTGCCGGTCGGCCGGGAAGCCCTGGCAGCCCTGCGCAAGTGGATCGGCGTGCGCCCGCAACTGGCCCCGTCCGCATCGCAGCCCGAAGACGCCGCCGCGCTGTTCCTGGGCGCGCGCGGACGCCGCATTTCTCCGCGCGTTGTGCAGCTGCAACTGGCGCGCATCGCGCAAGAAGCCGGCCTGCCCACGCATGTGCATCCGCACGTGCTGCGGCACAGCTTCGCCAGCCACGTCCTGCAATCCGCGCAGGACCTGCGAGCCGTGCAGGAAATGCTGGGCCACGCCAACATCTCGACCACCCAGATCTACACGCGGCTGGACTTCCAGCATCTCGCCAAGGCCTACGACCAGGCGCATCCGCGCGCCGGCCGCAAGTCCTGA
- a CDS encoding DUF484 family protein: MTDTAFTAEDIAGFLLENPGFFDEHAEVFATLQVPHPHGSRAISLGERQILTLRERNRELEWRLNELVRNATANETIGTHVAKWCCRLLSECDPQLVPGEIALGLAEQFELNHVALRLWGLSDLPAHGYGEPVTQDVRTFTDSLKTPYCGTDTAFEAVAWLDGTPKSLALVPLRLEADGAAVGLLVLGSDDAERFTPEMGTTFLESVGQLASAALHRLNPATPKA, from the coding sequence ATGACCGATACCGCTTTCACCGCCGAGGACATCGCCGGCTTCCTGCTAGAGAACCCCGGTTTCTTCGACGAACACGCCGAAGTCTTCGCCACCCTGCAGGTGCCGCACCCGCACGGCTCTCGCGCCATTTCGCTGGGCGAACGCCAGATCCTCACGCTGCGCGAACGCAACCGCGAACTGGAATGGCGCCTGAACGAACTCGTGCGCAACGCCACCGCCAACGAGACCATCGGCACGCACGTGGCCAAATGGTGCTGCCGTCTGCTGTCCGAATGCGATCCGCAACTGGTGCCGGGAGAAATCGCGCTGGGCCTGGCCGAACAGTTCGAGCTGAACCACGTGGCGCTGCGCCTGTGGGGTCTGTCCGATTTGCCCGCACATGGCTATGGCGAGCCCGTCACGCAGGATGTGCGCACATTCACCGACAGCCTGAAGACGCCGTACTGCGGCACCGACACGGCCTTTGAGGCGGTTGCCTGGCTGGATGGCACGCCCAAGTCGCTGGCGCTGGTGCCCTTGCGGCTGGAAGCCGATGGCGCCGCCGTCGGCCTGCTGGTGCTGGGATCGGACGACGCCGAACGCTTCACGCCCGAAATGGGAACGACGTTCCTGGAGTCCGTCGGCCAACTGGCGTCGGCGGCGTTGCACCGCCTGAACCCGGCCACGCCCAAGGCCTAG
- the dapF gene encoding diaminopimelate epimerase translates to MGDNPVMNWNFTKMHGAGNDFVVLDGVRQAIEMTPERARALGDRHFGIGADQILLVERATRPDADFRYRIFNSDGTEVEHCGNGARCFVRFVHEQGLSDRNPLRAEIATGILVLDEGDDEQVTVEMGSTRFDPAALPFDTAGLASRTQGHDTLWDLELDAPAGLPRTVAVSAVAISNPHAVQVVDDVDTAPVSVLGPLIETHPRFARRVNAGFMQVVDRHNIRLRVFERGAGETLACGTGACAAVAAGIRRGLLESPVRVQTRGGVLTIDWNGEQLRMTGPAESVFTGQVDIDKLVFSMALNR, encoded by the coding sequence ATGGGCGATAATCCCGTGATGAACTGGAACTTCACCAAAATGCATGGCGCGGGCAATGATTTCGTCGTGCTCGACGGCGTCCGTCAGGCCATCGAAATGACGCCCGAGCGCGCCCGCGCCTTGGGCGACCGGCACTTCGGCATCGGCGCCGACCAGATCCTCCTGGTCGAGCGCGCCACGCGGCCGGACGCCGATTTCCGCTATCGCATTTTCAACTCCGACGGCACCGAGGTCGAACACTGCGGCAACGGCGCCCGGTGCTTCGTGCGCTTCGTTCATGAACAGGGCCTGTCGGACCGCAACCCGCTGCGCGCAGAGATCGCCACCGGCATCCTGGTGCTGGACGAGGGCGACGACGAACAGGTCACCGTGGAAATGGGCAGCACCCGTTTCGACCCGGCCGCCCTGCCGTTCGACACCGCCGGCCTGGCCTCGCGCACGCAAGGCCATGACACGCTGTGGGACCTGGAGCTGGATGCGCCCGCCGGCCTGCCGCGCACGGTCGCCGTGTCCGCGGTGGCCATCTCCAATCCGCATGCGGTGCAGGTGGTCGACGACGTCGACACCGCGCCGGTGTCCGTCCTCGGCCCCCTGATCGAGACCCATCCGCGCTTTGCGCGCCGGGTCAACGCCGGCTTCATGCAAGTCGTGGACCGCCACAACATCCGCCTGCGCGTCTTCGAGCGCGGCGCCGGCGAAACCCTCGCCTGCGGCACGGGCGCCTGCGCCGCCGTCGCGGCCGGCATCCGCCGCGGCCTGCTCGAATCCCCCGTGCGCGTGCAGACGCGCGGCGGCGTGCTCACCATCGACTGGAACGGCGAGCAACTGCGCATGACCGGTCCCGCCGAATCCGTCTTCACGGGCCAGGTCGACATCGACAAGCTCGTCTTCTCCATGGCGCTGAACCGATAA
- a CDS encoding lysophospholipid acyltransferase family protein yields MTDFKTRALVSLLKWFSRMRPATRQRIGACLGWLGLRLAKSRAHIVRRNLALCFPEQSEAARERLAAEHFRALAQSIVDRGVLWYGTAEAVKELVTQTGAEQINALIAQGRSVILLAPHFIGLDASATRLTLELPSSATMYTPQSDPHIDAIVAAGRGRFNEVFQVSRKDGVRELIRHLRAPRPVYYLPDMDFGRQGAVFVPFFGVQAATLLATAQLAKKWNAAVLPILGFWNPDTGRYHVDILPPLADFPGEDSLEDATARLNRELESWVRSCPSQYYWVHRRFKTRPPGEAKLY; encoded by the coding sequence ATGACTGACTTCAAAACGCGCGCGCTGGTTTCCCTGTTGAAATGGTTCTCCCGCATGCGGCCCGCCACCCGGCAGCGCATCGGCGCCTGCCTGGGCTGGCTGGGCCTGCGGCTGGCCAAATCGCGCGCGCATATCGTCCGCCGCAATCTGGCGCTGTGTTTCCCCGAGCAGTCCGAGGCGGCCCGCGAACGCTTGGCGGCCGAACACTTCCGGGCGCTGGCCCAATCCATCGTTGATCGCGGCGTACTCTGGTACGGTACCGCCGAGGCAGTCAAAGAGCTGGTGACGCAGACCGGCGCGGAGCAAATCAATGCGCTGATCGCCCAGGGCCGTTCCGTCATCCTGCTAGCGCCGCACTTCATCGGGCTGGACGCGTCCGCCACCCGGCTGACGCTGGAGCTTCCCAGCTCCGCCACCATGTACACGCCGCAAAGCGACCCCCACATCGACGCGATCGTCGCCGCAGGGCGGGGCCGCTTCAACGAAGTCTTCCAGGTCAGCCGCAAGGACGGCGTGCGCGAGCTGATCCGTCACCTGCGCGCCCCCCGTCCCGTCTACTACCTGCCGGACATGGATTTCGGCCGCCAGGGCGCGGTCTTCGTGCCGTTCTTCGGCGTGCAGGCGGCCACCTTGCTGGCCACCGCGCAACTGGCCAAGAAATGGAACGCCGCCGTGCTGCCCATCCTGGGCTTCTGGAACCCGGATACCGGCCGCTACCATGTTGACATCCTGCCCCCCCTGGCGGACTTCCCGGGCGAAGACTCGCTCGAAGACGCCACCGCCAGGTTGAACCGGGAACTGGAATCCTGGGTGCGCAGCTGCCCCAGCCAGTACTACTGGGTACACCGCCGGTTCAAGACGCGCCCCCCGGGCGAGGCCAAACTCTACTGA
- a CDS encoding lysophospholipid acyltransferase family protein yields the protein MLLPLFRLFAALPLPVAHALGRLAGRAIYAWPGKYRRRLQANAAQAGYPSAAFARRAAAETGAMILENPRVWFRNKESLAQVVSDDNDVVAAARAEKRGILFLTPHLGCFEITARYLARQMPMTVMFRPPRKDILAPLLETARNSSAVNAVPANMQGVREFVRALRRGESVGMLPDQAPGVGDGVWAPFFGRMAYTMTLPGKLATQTNVPIILTAGERLPNGRGWRIHYVRVPEPLPADAQAQAALLNSAMETLIRRCPEQYLWSYNRYKTPRGAPPAPGADTAPTAS from the coding sequence ATGCTGCTTCCCCTGTTCCGACTCTTCGCCGCCCTGCCGCTCCCCGTCGCGCACGCTTTGGGGCGCCTTGCCGGGCGCGCGATCTACGCCTGGCCCGGCAAATACCGGCGGCGCCTGCAGGCCAATGCGGCGCAGGCCGGCTACCCCAGCGCCGCATTCGCCCGGCGGGCGGCGGCCGAAACCGGCGCGATGATCCTGGAGAATCCGCGGGTCTGGTTCCGCAATAAGGAAAGCCTGGCGCAGGTGGTGTCGGACGACAACGACGTGGTCGCCGCCGCCCGCGCCGAAAAGCGCGGCATCCTGTTCCTGACGCCGCACCTGGGCTGCTTCGAGATCACCGCCCGCTACCTTGCCCGCCAGATGCCCATGACGGTCATGTTCCGGCCGCCGCGCAAGGACATCCTGGCCCCCTTGCTGGAAACGGCGCGCAACAGCTCGGCCGTCAATGCCGTGCCGGCGAACATGCAAGGCGTACGGGAATTCGTGCGCGCGCTGCGCCGGGGCGAATCCGTGGGCATGCTGCCCGACCAGGCGCCCGGCGTGGGCGACGGCGTGTGGGCCCCGTTCTTCGGGCGCATGGCCTACACCATGACGCTGCCAGGCAAGCTGGCCACGCAGACCAACGTGCCCATCATCCTGACCGCCGGCGAACGGCTGCCCAATGGCCGCGGCTGGCGCATCCACTATGTGCGCGTGCCCGAGCCGCTGCCCGCCGACGCGCAAGCCCAGGCCGCGCTGCTCAACTCCGCCATGGAAACGCTGATCCGCCGGTGCCCCGAGCAATACCTCTGGAGCTACAACCGCTACAAGACGCCGCGCGGCGCTCCCCCGGCGCCCGGCGCCGATACCGCTCCGACGGCAAGCTGA